One Corynebacterium aurimucosum genomic window, CCCCGCACCCGGCAGCCGCACCACGTCACTGGCGCCCACGTTGGTCTATATCCACGGCGGCCGCTACGAGCACGGCTCCCACGAGGATCCCCGTGCAGAGGGCACGCCCACCGCACAGGCAGGCATCGTCCACGTGCAGCTGGGCTACCGCGTGGGCCTGCCGGGGCTTGCCCGTTTCCGTGATGATGAGCCCGACCGCTACCGCGCCATCGAGGACCTGCAGCTGGGCTTGGAATGGATCCAGCGCAATATCGAGGCCTTCGGCGGGGATCCCACCAACGTCACCATCTTGGGCCAGTCCGCCGGCGCCAACGCCGTGCTGTGGCTGTGTCGGCGGGACCACTACCGCGGGGCCTTTCGCCGAGCACTAGCGCTCTCCCCGGGCTTCCCGCGGGAGACCTTCGAGGAGCGCAGTGCCACCCTGCGTCAGGTGATGAAGAAGCCCATCACGCGTTCCTCGCTTGCGGCGATGAGCCAAGAGGAGCTTGCCGCCGGCTACGCCAAGTTCCGCAAGAAGTACAGCCTCGATATGGCGCTGGGCCCCACGCCCCTGGAGTGTGGGCAGCTTGCCGACGTCCCCCTCATCCTCGGCAGTACCCGCGACGAGTTCTACAACATCCCGGCCACACGGAAGATTGACCGCTCCCCGTTCCGCGGCCTCATCCTGCGCTATGCGGCGCCGCGCTTTGGCTTTCCCCGCAATGGTTTCCAACCTTGGTATCAGGTGGCGCAGCACATGGACAAGGAGCGCCCAATGGGCCGGATGGTGGGTGATGCCATCATCCGCCGCTGGGCTGCAGAGGTAGCGGAGAAGGCACCGGGTAAGACCTGGATGGTGGAGTTCATCCGTTCCTCGGGCCCAGCCCTGCACTGCGAGGAGCTGCGCCCGCTCTTCGGCAGAACGCCTCTGGCCCAGTGGCTACAAGATTTTGTGCGCACCGGCGAGCCCGGCTTCGAGGCCTACCGCCCCGAGCACGCTATCTGGGAATACAACCTGGATAACGACGAGAACCGCGTGGCCTACGCCAGCTTGGATTATATTTCGGCGGCCTTCGCCCAGGATGGCAGCCTGCTCTGATCCAGGGGCATTAAGCCAAGAGGGCCGCGCGCAGCGGTTCGTGGGTCAGTTCCTCCACCATCCACGGGCTAAAGGCAAACGGCGTGGCGTCGACGGCGGCGAGCACATCGCGCACTGGCGCCCACGCGAAGGAATCGACTTCGTCGGGGTTGGGCGCCGGATCATCTTCAGTTTCGAAGAGATAGACCGGGCAGATTTCATTCTCCACCACGCCAGAAGAATCCACGGCACGGTAAGCAAAGTCCGGGAGCACCAAACGCGGCGTGCCGCTCAGGCCAAGCTCGAAGCGGCCGCGGCGCACGACGGCGGCGGCAGTCTCCTCATCCGGGCCCGGGTGCCCGCAGAAGGAATTGGTCCACACGCCAGGCCAGGTCAGCTTGGACAGGGCGCGGCGGGTCAGCAGCAGCTGGCCATCGCGCACCACCCACGCAGAAAAGGCGAAATGGAGCGAGGTATCCGCGGTATGTACGGCGGCCTTGTCAGCGGTGCCGGCGGGTGTGCCCTCCGGCGAAGCTAGAACGACGAGTTCCGTCATAGATTGAGGTC contains:
- a CDS encoding carboxylesterase family protein; this translates as MSSAPFDVTCPAGTITGYLDEDVAHFHSIEYSHIPGDFENPEPAPPRDQDARTPHPEKVALTITAPAPGSRTTSLAPTLVYIHGGRYEHGSHEDPRAEGTPTAQAGIVHVQLGYRVGLPGLARFRDDEPDRYRAIEDLQLGLEWIQRNIEAFGGDPTNVTILGQSAGANAVLWLCRRDHYRGAFRRALALSPGFPRETFEERSATLRQVMKKPITRSSLAAMSQEELAAGYAKFRKKYSLDMALGPTPLECGQLADVPLILGSTRDEFYNIPATRKIDRSPFRGLILRYAAPRFGFPRNGFQPWYQVAQHMDKERPMGRMVGDAIIRRWAAEVAEKAPGKTWMVEFIRSSGPALHCEELRPLFGRTPLAQWLQDFVRTGEPGFEAYRPEHAIWEYNLDNDENRVAYASLDYISAAFAQDGSLL
- the idi gene encoding isopentenyl-diphosphate Delta-isomerase, with the translated sequence MTELVVLASPEGTPAGTADKAAVHTADTSLHFAFSAWVVRDGQLLLTRRALSKLTWPGVWTNSFCGHPGPDEETAAAVVRRGRFELGLSGTPRLVLPDFAYRAVDSSGVVENEICPVYLFETEDDPAPNPDEVDSFAWAPVRDVLAAVDATPFAFSPWMVEELTHEPLRAALLA